A stretch of the Panthera uncia isolate 11264 chromosome D1, Puncia_PCG_1.0, whole genome shotgun sequence genome encodes the following:
- the LOC125917131 gene encoding olfactory receptor 51H1-like: MFSCNTSTSGHSTFLLTGFPGLEASHYWVSIPINLICAFSILGNGIILLLICTDPALCEPMYIFLSMLAASDLGLCASTFPTMMWLFWLGARELPFDLCAAQMFFIHAFTYVESGVLLAMAFDRFVAIREPLHYATILTHSAMAKVGAAILVRAVLLNLPGPILLRRLLFPQISVLSHCYCLHCDLVGLACSDTQINSLVGLVSILFSLGLDSSLIVLSYALILQTVLGIASPGEQLKTLNTCVSHLCVVLIFYLPKLGLSVLHRVEKHSYPALAVFMANLHFLVPPIMNPIVYCIKSKKIRQSLLKHFQHKRVDVF; the protein is encoded by the coding sequence ATGTTCTCCTGCAACACCAGCACTTCTGGTCATTCTACCTTCCTCCTCACTGGCTTTCCAGGCCTGGAAGCCTCTCATTATTGGGTTTCTATCCCCATCAATCTCATCTGTGCGTTTTCCATCCTGGGTAACGGTATCATTCTTCTCCTGATCTGCACGGATCCAGCCTTATGTGAACCCATGTACATCTTCCTGTCCATGTTGGCAGCCTCCGATCTAGGCCTCTGTGCCTCTACCTTTCCCACCATGATGTGGCTTTTCTGGCTGGGTGCTCGTGAGCTGCCCTTTGATCTCTGTGCAGCGCAGATGTTCTTCATCCATGCCTTCACCTATGTGGAATCTGGTGTGCTGCTGGCCATGGCCTTTGATCGTTTTGTTGCCATCCGGGAACCTCTGCACTATGCCACAATTCTTACCCACTCAGCCATGGCCAAGGTGGGGGCTGCCATCCTGGTGAGGGCTGTCCTGCTCAACCTCCCAGGACCCATCCTCCTGCGGCGTCTGCTTTTCCCCCAGATCAGTGTACTTTCTCACTGCTACTGCCTGCACTGTGACCTTGTGGGATTGGCCTGCTCAGACACCCAGATCAACAGCTTGGTTGGCCTGGTCTCCATCCTCTTCTCACTGGGCCTTGATTCCTCCCTCATTGTGCTCTCATACGCCCTGATCCTACAAACAGTACTGGGCATTGCATCACCCGGGGAACAGCTCAAGACACTCAACACATGTGTCTCACACCTCTGCGTTGTTCTCATCTTTTATTTGCCCAAACTGGGGCTGTCTGTGTTACACAGAGTAGAGAAGCACAGCTATCCTGCTCTGGCAGTGTTCATGGCCAACCTGCATTTCTTGGTCCCGCCTATCATGAACCCCATAGTTTACTGTATCAAGTCTAAGAAGATACGTCAGAGCCTCCTAAAGCACTTCCAGCATAAAAGGGTTGATGTCTTTTAG